In one Pseudoliparis swirei isolate HS2019 ecotype Mariana Trench chromosome 23, NWPU_hadal_v1, whole genome shotgun sequence genomic region, the following are encoded:
- the mmd gene encoding monocyte to macrophage differentiation factor isoform X2 — protein sequence MKRVNIFQRFMNRRASANCRYQPTCYEHAANCYTHAFLIAPAVVGVALLHRLSDNGWEKITAWVYGVGLCALFLVSTVFHIITWKRSHMRSMEQCFHMCDRVVIYFFIAASYTPWLNLRELGPLAAHMRWFVWLMAAAGTVYVFNYHEKYKLVELAFYLMMGFFPASVVTSMNNTDGLQELACGGLLYCLGVFFFKSDGVIPFAHAIWHVFVALAAAVHYYAIWKYLYRASGPDALLQL from the exons ATGAAGAGGGTGAACATCTTTCAGAG GTTCATGAACAGACGGGCCTCCGCTAACTGCCGCTACCAGCCCACCTGCTACGAGCACGCCGCCAACTGCTACACCCATGCA TTCCTCATCGCGCCGGCCGTCGTGGGCGTGGCGCTGCTGCACCGGCTGTCGGACAACGGCTGGGAGAAGATCACCGCCTGGGTGTACGGCGTGGGGCTGTGCGCCCTCTTCCTGGTGTCCACCGTGTTCCACATCATCACCTGGAAGAGGAGCCAcatgag gtccaTGGAGCAGTGCTTCCACATGTGTGACCGCGTGGTCATCTACTTCTTCATCGCCGCCTCCTACACGCCGTG GCTGAACCTGCGTGAGCTCGGCCCTCTGGCGGCTCACATGCGCTGGTTCGTGTGGCTCATGGCGGCGGCCGGCACCGTCTACGTCTTCAACTACCACGAGAA GTATAAACTCGTTGAGCTGGCCTTCTACCTGATGATGGGTTTCTTCCCGGCGTCGGTCGTGACGTCAATG AACAACACGGACGGCCTCCAGGAGCTGGCGTGCGGCGGCCTCCTCTACTGCCTCGGCGTGTTCTTCTTCAAGAGCGACGGCGTCATCCCCTTCGCCCACGCCATCTGGCACGTGTTCGTGGCGCTGGCCGCCGCCGTGCACTACTACGCCATCTGGAAGTACCTGTACAGGGCCAGCGGCCCGGACGCCCTCCTCCAGTTGTGA
- the mmd gene encoding monocyte to macrophage differentiation factor isoform X1: MLGFDLHGTRPARFMNRRASANCRYQPTCYEHAANCYTHAFLIAPAVVGVALLHRLSDNGWEKITAWVYGVGLCALFLVSTVFHIITWKRSHMRSMEQCFHMCDRVVIYFFIAASYTPWLNLRELGPLAAHMRWFVWLMAAAGTVYVFNYHEKYKLVELAFYLMMGFFPASVVTSMNNTDGLQELACGGLLYCLGVFFFKSDGVIPFAHAIWHVFVALAAAVHYYAIWKYLYRASGPDALLQL; this comes from the exons GTTCATGAACAGACGGGCCTCCGCTAACTGCCGCTACCAGCCCACCTGCTACGAGCACGCCGCCAACTGCTACACCCATGCA TTCCTCATCGCGCCGGCCGTCGTGGGCGTGGCGCTGCTGCACCGGCTGTCGGACAACGGCTGGGAGAAGATCACCGCCTGGGTGTACGGCGTGGGGCTGTGCGCCCTCTTCCTGGTGTCCACCGTGTTCCACATCATCACCTGGAAGAGGAGCCAcatgag gtccaTGGAGCAGTGCTTCCACATGTGTGACCGCGTGGTCATCTACTTCTTCATCGCCGCCTCCTACACGCCGTG GCTGAACCTGCGTGAGCTCGGCCCTCTGGCGGCTCACATGCGCTGGTTCGTGTGGCTCATGGCGGCGGCCGGCACCGTCTACGTCTTCAACTACCACGAGAA GTATAAACTCGTTGAGCTGGCCTTCTACCTGATGATGGGTTTCTTCCCGGCGTCGGTCGTGACGTCAATG AACAACACGGACGGCCTCCAGGAGCTGGCGTGCGGCGGCCTCCTCTACTGCCTCGGCGTGTTCTTCTTCAAGAGCGACGGCGTCATCCCCTTCGCCCACGCCATCTGGCACGTGTTCGTGGCGCTGGCCGCCGCCGTGCACTACTACGCCATCTGGAAGTACCTGTACAGGGCCAGCGGCCCGGACGCCCTCCTCCAGTTGTGA